One stretch of Tachysurus fulvidraco isolate hzauxx_2018 chromosome 12, HZAU_PFXX_2.0, whole genome shotgun sequence DNA includes these proteins:
- the LOC113641472 gene encoding C-type mannose receptor 2-like, producing the protein MMPVLYILLLLAVTDASADLFVRKHIYYNQDMTWTDAQMYCRNNYVDLSVIDTQPEFDSFVRQMDSKKSDNCWIGLRKEINGAIQWTDGTILGFSKWKGGEPDNPPNKDCVFTNNNEWIHDDCNSKHKVFCYTWEPQIIVVQEMMNWEEALVYCRTNYTDLVGFADKIDYFVLNNRNMKIRTLWTNLRFMDGSWFWVNQTSLLNSVTSLPSCPAKPFRCGARNVKAGVWENRDCKEKMNFICYL; encoded by the coding sequence ATGATGCCTGTTCTCTACATCCTCCTCCTGCTGGCTGTAACAGATGCATCCGCAGATCTGTTCGTgagaaaacacatttattataatCAGGATATGACCTGGACTGATGCTCAGATGTACTGCAGGAATAATTATGTAGATCTGTCAGTTATTGACACACAACCGGAATTTGACAGTTTCGTAAGGCAAATGGACAGTAAGAAATCTGACAATTGCTGGATCGGTcttagaaaagaaataaacggTGCGATTCAGTGGACTGACGGAACTATACTAggattctcaaagtggaaaggTGGGGAACCTGACAATCCTCCGAATAAAGACTGTGTGTTTACGAACAACAATGAGTGGATACATGATGACTGTAATAGCAAACATAAAGTCTTCTGCTACACTTGGGAACCTCAGATAATTGTGGTGCAGGAGATGATGAACTGGGAGGAGGCTCTGGTGTACTGCAGAACAAACTACACTGACCTGGTAGGGTTCGCCGACAAGATTGACTACTTTGTGCTCAACAACAGGAATATGAAAATTCGGACTCTTTGGACCAATCTACGATTCATGGATGGCTCATGGTTCTGGGTGAACCAGACATCTCTGCTGAATAGTGTGACATCACTGCCTTCGTGCCCTGCCAAGCCTTTCCGATGTGGAGCACGAAACGTTAAAGCTGGTGTCTGGGAGAACAGAGACTGCAAGGAGAAAATGAACTTCATTTGCTATCTCTAA